A part of Rhodohalobacter barkolensis genomic DNA contains:
- a CDS encoding phosphoheptose isomerase: protein MSQNNYLEDKADVFKKAEELLKKKDFKIISSDKDRPWGGFFVIEEDQASAFIETFFPDLNVSNFAQFKKLSPKLLMVAPEKRLSWQYHYRRSEIWRVIDGTVGVIVSQTDEQTPLKTLHTGDTIRLEQGERHRLVGLDEWAIIAEIWQHIDPENPSDENDIVRLEDDFGR from the coding sequence TTGAGTCAAAATAATTACCTCGAAGACAAGGCAGATGTTTTTAAAAAAGCTGAAGAGCTTCTAAAGAAAAAAGATTTTAAAATTATTTCATCCGATAAAGATCGACCCTGGGGTGGATTTTTTGTGATAGAAGAAGATCAGGCTTCTGCATTCATTGAGACATTCTTTCCTGATTTAAATGTATCGAATTTTGCTCAGTTCAAGAAATTAAGCCCCAAGCTTTTGATGGTCGCTCCAGAAAAAAGATTGAGCTGGCAGTATCACTATCGCCGTTCAGAGATTTGGAGAGTGATAGACGGAACAGTTGGTGTTATTGTGAGCCAGACTGACGAACAGACTCCCCTAAAAACACTTCATACCGGTGATACAATCAGGCTCGAGCAGGGTGAGCGCCACCGGCTTGTCGGGCTGGATGAGTGGGCGATCATCGCTGAAATCTGGCAGCATATTGACCCGGAAAACCCTTCAGATGAGAATGATATCGTGCGTCTGGAAGATGATTTCGGGAGATAA
- a CDS encoding RelA/SpoT family protein has product MAKVDTDIREQIDEFKLDKQQQTELTDLLNLCHDSLDEVDDNLITRAFKLCCLSHEGVNRASGEPYYLHPVEVAKIMAGDFNIDDESVTAALLHDTVEDTSVTLEQAEEVFGPIVKNLIDGVTKISGVFESRDTKQAETFMKLILSMAEDIRVVLIKFADRLHNMRTISALPRQKQLKKATETMELYAPLAHRFGLFKIKNEFEDLCFKVIDPNSFKFIVRKLREKRDAREEFIEKFMDPIQNELKAQNFKFEIKGRPKHIYSIYRKMQRQQKPFEEIYDLFAIRIILENPHQKEDCWRVYSIITDKYTPIPKRFRDFISVPKANGYQSLHTTVITKQGRKVEVQIRTRKMDDIAEHGVAAHWKYKEGKSGGSEELDKFVHWVRDVLDSPRPDAATEFVKDFQLNLYQDEIYVFTPQGELKTLPKGASCIDFAFEIHSEIGERAVAAKVNGKMVPLRQKLHSGDQVEIITGNKINLNADWIEDVVTHKAKARLRQFIKQKEVKVAEEGRELWEKKAAKGKIEITDQDLMKVAHRFKFENTQEMFYEIGAGAFDVQDLYKVVKELKSKGRIESDEQDDKAIDEDKIQEKYISTARAVGDTKALLVEGELSGVKYSYANCCNPIPGDEVIGFISRDGDVKVHRSNCKNAHHLIRTDSERIIDVSWAKNIDSQFLGAVRVIGEDRVGLVNDITEVLSKSLKTNMKSINVSSEGGMFEGILTIYVSDLKHLEEIINRLERIEGVKNVMRYE; this is encoded by the coding sequence ATGGCAAAAGTGGATACAGATATCCGCGAACAGATTGATGAGTTCAAACTTGATAAACAGCAGCAGACTGAGCTGACTGACCTTCTGAACCTATGCCATGATTCGCTGGATGAAGTTGATGATAATCTTATTACAAGGGCATTTAAGCTTTGTTGTTTGTCTCATGAGGGTGTGAATAGAGCTTCAGGAGAACCCTACTATCTTCATCCGGTTGAAGTTGCCAAAATTATGGCCGGTGATTTTAATATTGATGATGAATCGGTAACCGCAGCACTTCTGCACGATACAGTTGAAGATACATCTGTTACGTTGGAGCAGGCAGAAGAAGTGTTTGGGCCTATTGTCAAAAACCTCATCGACGGTGTGACAAAAATTTCCGGAGTATTTGAAAGCCGGGATACAAAACAGGCTGAAACCTTCATGAAGCTGATCCTATCCATGGCAGAGGATATCAGGGTTGTGCTGATTAAGTTTGCCGACCGTTTGCACAACATGCGGACTATTTCCGCGCTGCCACGCCAGAAACAGCTCAAAAAAGCCACTGAAACAATGGAGTTGTATGCTCCACTGGCGCACAGATTCGGACTGTTTAAAATCAAGAATGAATTTGAGGATCTCTGTTTCAAAGTTATAGACCCGAATTCGTTTAAGTTTATTGTCCGTAAGCTGAGAGAAAAAAGAGACGCCCGCGAAGAGTTTATTGAAAAGTTTATGGATCCGATTCAAAATGAACTGAAAGCTCAAAATTTTAAGTTTGAGATCAAGGGTCGGCCAAAGCATATCTACTCTATTTATCGGAAAATGCAGCGTCAGCAGAAGCCGTTCGAAGAGATTTATGATCTTTTTGCTATCCGGATCATTCTGGAAAATCCACACCAAAAAGAGGATTGCTGGAGGGTCTATTCAATCATAACCGACAAGTACACCCCGATCCCCAAACGATTTCGAGATTTTATCTCCGTACCGAAGGCCAATGGTTACCAATCACTTCATACTACAGTAATTACCAAACAGGGACGTAAAGTAGAGGTGCAGATTCGTACCCGGAAAATGGATGATATTGCCGAACACGGAGTAGCGGCACACTGGAAATATAAAGAGGGCAAAAGCGGTGGCAGTGAAGAGCTGGACAAATTTGTGCATTGGGTGCGCGATGTATTAGACAGCCCGCGACCGGACGCTGCTACAGAATTTGTAAAAGATTTTCAGCTCAACCTTTACCAGGATGAGATTTATGTTTTCACGCCCCAAGGTGAATTAAAAACCCTGCCGAAAGGTGCTTCCTGTATCGACTTTGCATTTGAAATACACAGTGAGATTGGGGAACGTGCGGTTGCTGCCAAAGTAAATGGAAAGATGGTGCCCCTGCGCCAGAAGTTACACAGTGGCGATCAGGTTGAAATTATTACCGGAAATAAAATTAACCTCAATGCAGACTGGATTGAGGATGTTGTGACTCATAAAGCGAAAGCCAGGCTCCGCCAGTTTATCAAGCAAAAAGAGGTGAAGGTAGCTGAAGAGGGGCGTGAGCTTTGGGAGAAGAAAGCTGCAAAAGGGAAAATCGAGATTACGGATCAGGATTTGATGAAAGTAGCCCATCGGTTCAAATTCGAGAATACCCAAGAGATGTTTTATGAAATCGGAGCCGGTGCATTTGATGTTCAAGACCTCTATAAGGTTGTTAAAGAGCTGAAAAGTAAAGGCCGGATTGAATCGGATGAACAGGATGACAAAGCTATAGATGAAGACAAAATTCAAGAAAAGTATATTTCAACAGCGCGTGCTGTAGGTGATACAAAGGCGCTGCTTGTTGAAGGTGAGTTAAGTGGTGTTAAATACAGCTATGCTAATTGTTGCAATCCAATACCCGGTGATGAAGTCATAGGTTTTATCAGTCGAGATGGCGATGTAAAAGTACATCGGTCGAACTGTAAAAATGCTCATCACCTGATTCGGACAGACAGTGAACGAATTATAGATGTAAGCTGGGCCAAAAATATTGATTCTCAATTCCTCGGCGCAGTCAGGGTTATTGGGGAAGATCGTGTTGGGTTGGTAAATGATATTACTGAGGTGCTCTCTAAATCACTGAAAACCAATATGAAAAGTATTAACGTGAGCAGCGAAGGAGGAATGTTTGAAGGGATACTTACTATATATGTGAGCGACCTGAAACACCTCGAAGAGATCATAAACCGCCTTGAACGTATTGAGGGAGTTAAAAATGTAATGCGTTACGAATAA
- a CDS encoding response regulator transcription factor, whose product MANIKILLADDHKIVRDGIKLMLEPQAGIDVVDEAQNGKEVLEKLESQLVDIVVMDINMPEMDGITATRKVKEKFPEVKVLALTMSNDDLHIRQMIQAGASGYIMKSAGRKELKDAIDAIMDGKHYFSDEATESIMMDLVKGKGKSTDPDPIHITDRELEILELIVQEHTNQEIAEKLYISSRTVDAHRRNLLQKTGARNTAGLVKYAFQHNLISSGKGN is encoded by the coding sequence ATGGCAAATATTAAAATACTACTGGCCGACGATCATAAAATTGTGCGTGATGGCATTAAATTGATGCTGGAACCACAGGCGGGGATTGATGTGGTAGACGAAGCACAGAATGGTAAAGAAGTCCTGGAAAAGCTCGAAAGCCAGCTCGTGGATATTGTAGTTATGGATATCAATATGCCCGAAATGGATGGTATTACAGCAACCAGAAAGGTGAAAGAGAAATTTCCGGAAGTGAAGGTTTTAGCACTAACCATGAGTAACGATGATCTTCACATACGGCAAATGATACAAGCCGGTGCATCAGGCTATATCATGAAAAGTGCCGGCCGCAAAGAGCTTAAAGATGCTATTGATGCCATTATGGATGGTAAACATTACTTTAGTGATGAGGCGACAGAAAGCATCATGATGGACCTGGTAAAAGGGAAAGGCAAATCTACCGATCCCGACCCGATACATATCACAGACAGGGAATTGGAAATATTGGAGTTGATTGTTCAGGAGCATACCAATCAGGAAATTGCAGAAAAACTTTACATTAGTTCCAGAACTGTGGATGCTCATAGACGAAACCTGCTGCAGAAGACCGGCGCACGCAATACTGCGGGGCTTGTCAAATATGCGTTTCAGCATAATTTAATATCATCCGGAAAAGGAAATTAA
- a CDS encoding HU family DNA-binding protein — MKTIKQNKKMVTYTKRDIVRTVADQMDVPLNQSEPWVDAVIDALRSKMLAADPTCRIELRDFGVFEVKETKAKPKARNPKTNEVIYVPAHRKTHFKPSKRLKKFLKQPLEEVKKKSNK, encoded by the coding sequence GTGAAAACTATAAAACAAAACAAGAAGATGGTGACTTATACAAAACGTGATATCGTGCGAACAGTAGCCGACCAAATGGACGTTCCGCTCAATCAGTCCGAACCGTGGGTAGATGCTGTTATAGATGCTCTAAGAAGTAAAATGCTCGCTGCAGATCCTACTTGCAGGATTGAACTCCGTGATTTTGGTGTATTCGAAGTTAAGGAGACAAAAGCCAAGCCAAAGGCCAGAAACCCAAAAACAAATGAAGTTATTTATGTGCCTGCACATAGAAAAACTCATTTCAAACCAAGCAAACGCTTGAAAAAGTTTCTGAAACAGCCACTTGAAGAAGTAAAGAAGAAAAGTAA
- a CDS encoding response regulator, whose product MRVLIIEDDMILALSLEIMLKKIGYTEVKKAHTGEKALETIVDFEPDLMLVDIFLGAGISGIDVVKKVQENKDVPVIYITGNSDDYHRKQADETDYLSYLVKPITFTELKKVLQKEKAGS is encoded by the coding sequence ATGCGAGTTCTCATTATAGAAGATGACATGATTCTGGCGCTAAGCCTTGAAATTATGTTGAAAAAAATTGGTTATACCGAAGTTAAGAAAGCTCATACCGGCGAAAAAGCTCTTGAGACGATCGTTGATTTTGAGCCTGATTTAATGCTGGTTGATATTTTTCTGGGTGCAGGTATTTCAGGAATTGATGTGGTAAAGAAAGTGCAGGAGAACAAAGATGTTCCGGTGATTTATATCACGGGTAACTCGGACGATTATCACCGCAAGCAAGCCGATGAAACAGACTATTTAAGCTATCTTGTTAAGCCTATTACTTTTACAGAATTAAAGAAAGTACTGCAAAAAGAAAAGGCTGGTTCATAA
- a CDS encoding GAF domain-containing sensor histidine kinase: MSSLNDVPVKIEKKRIEALYSYSILDTAPEKEFDDLTKLAADICDVPIARINLIDKDRQWAKSILGMEEDTREVAREITVCQYTVKQNEVLEVKNLSEDPRFKNFSYVIHDPKLRYYLGAPLLNPEGFAVGALCVLDYKEREMSDKQKEQLQILAGEVMARLELRKQNQELQKLNEHKLKLMKMLSHDMRSPLNGIIGMSNMLGEIVEGEEEREMIELLEQSAMQLNQMVDEILSYSLMESKGFSLNLKEVDLDEISKSMRRLFKPVAKSKNVHLIINLEIEKRVCLDKDKFEQIFGNLLSNAIKFTRAGGQVKCDLSMTDGSLQLNVEDSGIGMDKSTVSDLFQNGTAAPTGGTSGEKSTGLGLAIVKYFVDLHDGSIDVSSKPGEGTEFSINIPLTEDCK; this comes from the coding sequence ATGTCCAGCTTGAATGATGTTCCAGTGAAGATTGAGAAGAAAAGAATTGAGGCTCTTTACTCCTACTCTATTTTGGATACAGCTCCCGAAAAAGAGTTTGACGATCTGACCAAATTAGCAGCAGATATTTGTGATGTGCCGATTGCAAGAATCAATTTAATTGATAAAGATCGTCAGTGGGCGAAATCTATCTTGGGAATGGAAGAGGATACCCGTGAAGTTGCCCGGGAAATTACCGTATGTCAGTACACGGTTAAACAAAATGAAGTACTGGAAGTTAAAAACCTGTCTGAAGATCCTCGATTTAAAAACTTCTCTTACGTAATTCATGACCCTAAACTAAGATACTACCTCGGTGCCCCCCTTCTTAACCCGGAGGGATTTGCTGTTGGAGCTCTTTGTGTTTTGGATTACAAAGAGAGAGAAATGTCAGATAAGCAGAAAGAGCAACTTCAGATTTTAGCCGGAGAAGTGATGGCCCGTTTGGAACTTCGTAAGCAGAATCAAGAGCTGCAGAAGTTGAATGAGCACAAGCTTAAGCTTATGAAAATGCTCAGCCATGATATGAGATCTCCATTGAATGGGATTATTGGCATGAGTAATATGCTGGGTGAGATTGTTGAAGGAGAAGAGGAGAGAGAGATGATTGAACTTCTTGAACAGAGTGCCATGCAGTTGAACCAAATGGTAGATGAGATACTTAGCTATTCACTGATGGAGTCGAAAGGGTTTTCTTTGAATTTAAAAGAGGTGGATCTGGATGAAATATCTAAATCTATGAGACGTCTCTTTAAACCCGTTGCCAAATCCAAGAATGTACATTTGATCATTAACCTCGAAATTGAAAAGCGAGTCTGCTTAGATAAAGATAAATTTGAACAAATTTTCGGCAACCTGCTTTCTAACGCGATTAAATTTACCAGGGCCGGCGGACAAGTAAAATGTGATCTTTCAATGACGGACGGTTCACTACAGCTAAATGTAGAAGATAGCGGCATTGGAATGGATAAGTCGACTGTTTCAGACCTGTTTCAAAATGGGACAGCTGCTCCAACTGGTGGAACCTCCGGCGAAAAAAGTACCGGGTTAGGTTTAGCGATCGTTAAATATTTTGTAGATCTTCACGATGGATCGATTGATGTTTCAAGTAAGCCGGGCGAGGGAACTGAATTTTCAATCAACATTCCATTAACTGAAGATTGTAAATAA
- a CDS encoding response regulator transcription factor, producing MELAKSHIIIVAERTPRAKYFESLIKEEYHNSASVEITSYDKLFDLDMNSENVLFVIDLMDFERSAFNIIEKLKTKYSSAKILALHIYQSQELVTPLFKKGVDGYVSSDPTRKEFFRAMGHVLNGKTYKPNFTE from the coding sequence ATGGAGTTGGCAAAATCACATATCATCATTGTAGCTGAGCGTACTCCGCGGGCAAAGTATTTCGAAAGTTTGATTAAGGAAGAGTATCACAATTCAGCCAGTGTGGAAATTACTTCTTACGACAAACTGTTTGATCTGGATATGAATTCAGAAAATGTACTATTTGTAATTGATTTGATGGATTTCGAACGGTCAGCTTTTAATATCATCGAGAAATTAAAGACAAAATATTCATCAGCTAAAATTCTCGCACTGCACATCTATCAATCGCAAGAATTGGTAACACCTTTGTTTAAAAAAGGTGTTGACGGCTACGTTTCAAGTGACCCAACCAGGAAGGAATTTTTCAGAGCTATGGGACATGTTCTAAATGGTAAAACATACAAACCGAATTTTACGGAATAG
- a CDS encoding PAS domain-containing sensor histidine kinase — MNKIKDAVFDALPGAAAIVYEDGEIAETNKKWENGKDVFHQLGLAQPGSNYFEHCQRAVEAGDDYALKIIFGLRGIFDGEKESFELTMPCPEEESRPKKSWCKLSITLLEGDKPSVLIFFEDVSKNMSVVRALRESEERYTQQFKNSMSGILISSPDGEIFDANPAACKILGYSRSELKEGGRPLIMDPAHPTNKKAQKIREKKSVYEGEKIYIHKSGKELTVEASSVLYKNEDGKLRSLNTFKDVSGQRETLKQLEHEKIFTEAVINSIPGTFYVLDSEMNMVRYNDAIMEDLGYTKNEIEENNALLFFPEDEHEKIVRSIKEAFEVGSTHIVSKVISMNNGIRVYHFLANRFKTDEGEFIVGTGTDVTDLVEIEKEKDKNYDMLSQLFESSPLAMAMFSPDDKILKINNSFTELYGYTKLDAVGQNVHKLLIEGDELDDAEEISENVFSGQTYTEEVVRFTNTGKKLSILMSAIPIVHEGKVEAAYVIYVDLTDQKKLENDLQKSLGEKEILLQEVHHRVKNNLAVMAGLIDLQIMEEPDPKVEVKLNEIRSRIFSIAKIHENLYNSESMVSIQFDEYLKTIMEALPQKGLLGSGELEVTMDTIPLILNLNQAVPFGLAVNELMNILFSKDLKGENLSLKLKRDEERITLIFEGDALDVSLFERNGNTESFPSLLISIFLSQIKGSMKFDQNEKDRLILEFEQMDVKGSSSSLTSEQSSLLN; from the coding sequence ATGAATAAAATTAAAGATGCAGTCTTTGATGCGCTACCGGGTGCGGCGGCAATAGTATATGAAGATGGTGAAATTGCGGAGACCAATAAAAAGTGGGAAAATGGAAAAGACGTATTTCACCAACTGGGTTTAGCTCAACCGGGGAGTAACTATTTCGAGCACTGTCAGCGAGCTGTTGAAGCCGGAGATGATTATGCCTTGAAAATTATATTTGGACTCCGGGGTATTTTTGATGGAGAAAAAGAGTCGTTTGAATTGACAATGCCCTGCCCTGAGGAAGAAAGTCGGCCTAAAAAAAGTTGGTGTAAACTTTCTATTACACTATTAGAGGGAGACAAACCGAGTGTTTTAATCTTTTTTGAGGATGTGAGTAAAAACATGAGTGTGGTTCGTGCACTTCGTGAATCGGAAGAGAGATATACACAGCAGTTCAAAAACTCAATGTCCGGAATTTTAATCTCGTCTCCTGATGGTGAGATTTTTGATGCTAATCCGGCTGCCTGCAAAATTTTGGGATATTCGAGAAGTGAATTGAAAGAGGGTGGCAGACCTTTAATCATGGATCCCGCTCATCCTACAAACAAAAAAGCTCAGAAAATCAGAGAGAAGAAGTCGGTTTATGAAGGTGAGAAAATCTACATCCATAAATCCGGAAAAGAGCTGACTGTTGAGGCTTCATCCGTTCTTTATAAAAATGAAGATGGTAAACTCCGTTCTCTGAACACGTTCAAAGATGTGTCAGGTCAGCGGGAAACCCTGAAGCAGTTAGAGCACGAGAAGATTTTTACAGAGGCGGTTATTAACAGTATACCCGGCACGTTTTATGTGCTCGACAGTGAGATGAATATGGTTAGGTATAACGATGCCATTATGGAGGATCTGGGTTATACAAAAAATGAAATTGAAGAGAATAATGCACTACTGTTTTTCCCGGAAGATGAGCATGAAAAAATTGTACGATCCATTAAAGAAGCATTTGAGGTTGGTTCAACTCACATTGTTTCAAAAGTAATTTCAATGAATAATGGGATCAGGGTTTACCACTTTTTGGCTAACAGATTTAAAACAGATGAAGGTGAGTTCATAGTTGGAACGGGTACAGATGTAACGGACTTAGTGGAAATTGAAAAGGAGAAGGACAAAAACTATGACATGCTTTCCCAGCTTTTTGAAAGTTCTCCACTTGCAATGGCGATGTTTAGTCCGGATGATAAAATTCTGAAAATCAATAATAGTTTTACAGAACTGTATGGATATACAAAACTGGATGCCGTTGGTCAGAATGTTCATAAACTGCTGATTGAGGGTGACGAGTTGGACGACGCTGAAGAAATCAGTGAAAATGTATTTTCCGGCCAAACATACACCGAAGAGGTTGTGCGGTTTACCAATACCGGTAAAAAGCTTTCGATTTTAATGAGTGCTATTCCAATTGTTCATGAGGGTAAAGTTGAAGCAGCATACGTTATTTATGTTGATCTGACGGATCAGAAAAAACTGGAAAATGACCTTCAGAAATCACTCGGAGAGAAGGAAATACTTCTGCAGGAGGTTCACCACAGAGTGAAGAATAATCTTGCAGTTATGGCCGGGTTGATTGACCTTCAGATTATGGAAGAACCGGATCCAAAGGTGGAGGTCAAGCTGAATGAAATTCGCAGCCGGATTTTTTCCATCGCTAAAATTCATGAAAATCTATACAACAGTGAAAGTATGGTCAGTATTCAGTTTGATGAATATCTAAAGACCATTATGGAGGCACTGCCGCAAAAGGGTTTGCTGGGATCCGGTGAGCTCGAGGTTACAATGGACACAATTCCTTTGATTTTGAATCTGAATCAAGCGGTGCCTTTTGGCCTTGCAGTAAATGAATTAATGAACATCCTGTTTTCAAAGGATCTGAAAGGGGAAAACTTATCTCTGAAACTCAAAAGAGATGAGGAACGTATCACCCTGATATTTGAAGGAGATGCACTGGATGTGAGCCTATTTGAGCGAAATGGAAATACTGAATCATTTCCGAGTCTGTTGATCAGTATTTTCTTATCCCAGATTAAAGGATCGATGAAATTTGACCAAAATGAAAAAGACCGATTGATATTAGAGTTTGAGCAGATGGATGTAAAAGGCTCAAGCAGCTCATTGACATCAGAACAAAGTTCTTTACTGAATTAA